In Meleagris gallopavo isolate NT-WF06-2002-E0010 breed Aviagen turkey brand Nicholas breeding stock chromosome 5, Turkey_5.1, whole genome shotgun sequence, a single window of DNA contains:
- the DCDC1 gene encoding LOW QUALITY PROTEIN: doublecortin domain-containing protein 1 (The sequence of the model RefSeq protein was modified relative to this genomic sequence to represent the inferred CDS: inserted 1 base in 1 codon; deleted 2 bases in 1 codon; substituted 2 bases at 2 genomic stop codons): MRKSSNMGRQSGSKLQDCSTHQTKSVQSCDGLSDIDSYKXSCTDNFCLIVSSKRNRPQSVPTGRLRLGRRPYVTNIRSEKAFEVSEVIKQQPNVIEVIAYMNGKRKVFAKVPLSLIQVLLEECTKKLILNMAAQXEFLAGSSEXLEPKDIPHDADDVYISTEETFLGPFKKKD, translated from the exons GTCAAAACTTCAAGACTGTTCTACACATCAAACAAAATCAGTTCAGAGCTGTGACGGTCTATCGGATATA GACAGCTACAAATGAAGCTGTACAGACAATTTCTGTCTTATAGTATCATCCAAGAGAAACAGACCGCAAAGTGTTCCCACAGGTCGACTAAG ACTAGGACGGAGACCGTATGTCACAAATATTCGTTCCGAA AAGGCATTTGAAGTATCTGAAGTTATTAAGCAGCAGCCAAATGTAATCGAAGTCATAGCTTACATGAATGGCAAAAGGAAGGTCTTTGCTAAAGTTCCTCTGTCCTTAATCCA AGTG CTGCTGGAGGAGTGCACTAAAAAGCTGATTCTGAACATGGCTGCACAATGAGAGTTCTTGGCAGGCAGCTCTG CACTAGAACCTAAAGACATACCCCATGATGCCGACGATGTTTATATTTCAACTGAAGAGACTTTTTTAGGtccgtttaaaaaaaaagattaa